A genome region from Bombilactobacillus bombi includes the following:
- a CDS encoding type 1 glutamine amidotransferase, with protein sequence MMTTIKIAYLYEDLMNTYGDCGDVKIIKYLLKQQGLDCTVTNISLGDNFNAFDFDFLFFGGGQDFEQSVVANDIIRHRQTIQDFIEAGGPMLCICGGYQFLGSYYQTSGGQTIKCLNLLPLHTVFNPQKRMIGDTKYTTKYGEVTAFENHSGQTFFDDKNKLQPFGKMINGYGNNPDDGVEGMQYKNVIGSYSHGPLLKNLNVAKAITKNIIAWHQQQSTVSN encoded by the coding sequence ATCATGACAACAATCAAAATTGCTTATCTTTATGAAGACTTAATGAATACCTATGGTGACTGTGGTGATGTTAAAATCATCAAATATCTCTTAAAACAACAAGGTTTAGACTGCACCGTTACCAATATCAGTTTAGGTGATAACTTTAATGCTTTTGATTTTGACTTTCTCTTTTTTGGTGGTGGTCAAGACTTTGAACAATCGGTGGTGGCAAATGATATTATCCGTCATCGCCAAACTATTCAAGATTTTATTGAAGCTGGTGGTCCCATGCTTTGCATCTGTGGTGGTTATCAATTCTTAGGCAGCTATTATCAAACTAGTGGTGGTCAAACTATCAAATGTTTGAACTTATTACCATTGCATACAGTTTTTAATCCTCAAAAAAGAATGATTGGTGATACGAAATACACAACTAAATATGGTGAAGTTACTGCATTTGAAAATCACAGTGGTCAAACTTTTTTTGATGATAAAAACAAATTACAACCCTTTGGAAAAATGATTAATGGCTATGGCAACAATCCTGATGATGGTGTTGAGGGCATGCAGTATAAGAATGTCATTGGCAGCTATTCTCATGGACCGTTGCTGAAAAATTTAAACGTCGCAAAAGCAATTACAAAAAATATCATCGCTTGGCATCAACAACAATCAACGGTATCAAATTAA